A stretch of the Planktothricoides raciborskii GIHE-MW2 genome encodes the following:
- a CDS encoding polysaccharide biosynthesis tyrosine autokinase, producing METKQYSENKIEPAQDFEQLSPLQPVAPQLPPPLPYTDDEVDEENAPKQKKANIIFPLVRILLRKGWLSLIPTILFGGLAFKFVPSSPLGFTGSFQLLVEPLTSEGAKAEPGALTGTNRIAGATGLDYVTQLQILQSPQILEAILKQVQTKYPDFQKFQLRQGLIVRQVVVGKNAREGATKLIEVVYQDTQLPTEGQEKTQERVLFILDAIANKYLQYSLDERRSRISEGVKFIDEQLPGLEAEMNRIQNQIQELQQKYNLTDLSVLATELAGQRSTLNGQLFEVNQLLAEQRTLYLNLKQSLGITTNNEAVEEFTMLQRTRYQDLLARLQAVETQISTELVRFKEENPVISVLREEQQNILAALRAEAQTALGENLTDTENNPQLLGLPNEIRQGRIVQIVDTLTQIDILEVRKRVLEQEQLVLQQRTRDFPEISRRYNQLQNKLQISNQTFYQLLDNRQKLLIEAAQKEVPWQVVSKPDLPRYPDGSVIPVYGESRKKLLMMAAIAGLGLGLGVVLLIDIARNIFFTPQDIDDLVPFPMLGIIPRDRGVTKLTISSEDTSSLSLTNSGAASDANQPVGGYSDNPEFLEAFSLLFAKLRFLAADFPIRSLTIASAQVGDGKSTVALHLAQTAALMGQRVLLVDANLRRPALHQMLDIPNFKGLSDVLINKMSPKEIISRSPLADNLFVLTAGAPTPVAPKLLASPQMRYLMEELESMFDLIVYDTAHLLELVDTNFLAEHTDGILMVVAVKKTKLLAVNQVINDLKNFNLSILGTIANDLR from the coding sequence ATGGAAACAAAACAATACAGTGAAAATAAAATCGAACCAGCACAGGATTTTGAGCAACTGTCACCGCTTCAGCCGGTAGCGCCGCAGTTGCCGCCACCATTGCCATATACAGACGATGAGGTGGATGAAGAAAACGCACCCAAGCAGAAAAAAGCCAATATCATCTTCCCACTGGTCAGAATTTTATTAAGAAAAGGGTGGCTAAGTCTGATTCCCACCATCTTATTTGGTGGGCTGGCATTCAAGTTCGTTCCCTCATCCCCTCTGGGATTCACCGGGTCTTTTCAGTTATTAGTGGAACCTTTAACTTCTGAAGGCGCTAAGGCTGAACCCGGTGCCTTAACGGGAACTAATAGAATTGCCGGAGCCACTGGGCTGGATTATGTGACTCAGCTACAAATTTTACAAAGTCCTCAAATATTAGAAGCAATTCTGAAACAAGTTCAAACTAAGTATCCAGATTTTCAAAAATTTCAACTCAGACAAGGTCTGATAGTTCGGCAGGTTGTTGTCGGCAAGAATGCCAGAGAGGGGGCGACAAAATTAATCGAAGTCGTATATCAAGATACACAATTGCCTACGGAAGGTCAGGAAAAAACCCAAGAAAGAGTTTTATTTATTTTAGATGCTATTGCTAATAAATACTTACAATATAGCTTAGATGAACGCCGCAGTCGCATTAGTGAAGGGGTGAAGTTTATTGATGAACAACTGCCCGGATTAGAGGCAGAAATGAATCGCATTCAAAACCAAATTCAAGAACTTCAGCAAAAATATAATTTGACAGATTTGAGTGTTTTAGCCACTGAGTTAGCGGGTCAAAGAAGCACTTTAAATGGTCAACTGTTTGAAGTGAATCAGTTACTCGCTGAACAAAGAACCCTCTATCTAAACTTAAAACAATCCCTGGGAATCACCACCAACAATGAAGCCGTAGAAGAGTTTACCATGCTCCAAAGAACTCGCTATCAAGACCTGTTGGCACGGTTACAAGCTGTAGAAACTCAGATTTCCACGGAGTTGGTGCGTTTTAAAGAGGAGAACCCGGTGATTTCTGTGCTCAGGGAGGAGCAACAAAATATTTTAGCCGCCCTGAGAGCGGAGGCACAGACGGCTTTGGGAGAAAACCTCACAGATACAGAAAATAATCCACAGTTGCTGGGATTGCCGAACGAGATTCGTCAGGGTCGGATTGTTCAGATCGTGGATACATTAACTCAAATTGATATCTTGGAAGTCCGTAAAAGAGTATTAGAGCAAGAACAACTTGTTTTACAACAAAGAACTCGTGACTTTCCCGAAATTTCCCGTCGATATAATCAATTGCAAAATAAATTACAAATTAGCAACCAAACGTTTTATCAACTTTTGGACAATCGTCAGAAACTACTGATTGAGGCAGCCCAAAAAGAAGTTCCTTGGCAAGTAGTTTCTAAACCAGATTTACCTCGATACCCCGATGGTTCGGTGATTCCGGTTTATGGAGAATCTCGAAAAAAACTCTTGATGATGGCAGCGATCGCCGGTCTAGGATTAGGGTTGGGGGTGGTTTTGCTGATCGATATCGCTCGGAATATCTTTTTTACCCCTCAAGATATCGACGATCTGGTTCCATTTCCCATGTTGGGAATTATTCCCCGCGATCGCGGCGTCACAAAATTGACGATATCCTCAGAAGATACCAGTTCTTTATCCTTGACCAATTCTGGCGCCGCATCGGATGCCAATCAACCCGTGGGGGGCTATTCTGACAATCCTGAGTTCCTGGAAGCCTTTAGTTTGCTATTTGCGAAACTGCGGTTTCTCGCGGCGGATTTCCCCATCCGTTCTTTGACCATTGCATCCGCGCAAGTGGGGGATGGTAAGTCTACCGTTGCTTTGCATTTGGCCCAAACTGCCGCCCTGATGGGTCAACGAGTGTTATTAGTCGATGCGAATTTACGCCGACCAGCCCTGCACCAGATGTTAGATATTCCTAACTTCAAAGGACTGAGTGATGTGTTGATTAATAAAATGTCACCCAAAGAGATCATTTCGCGATCGCCTCTAGCGGATAACTTATTTGTGCTGACTGCCGGTGCGCCCACCCCGGTTGCCCCCAAATTACTGGCGTCTCCGCAAATGCGTTATTTAATGGAAGAATTAGAATCAATGTTTGACTTGATCGTCTATGATACTGCTCACCTGCTGGAGTTAGTGGACACGAATTTTCTGGCTGAACATACCGATGGCATTTTAATGGTAGTGGCAGTGAAGAAAACCAAACTTTTGGCGGTGAACCAAGTCATCAATGACCTGAAGAATTTTAATTTGTCGATTTTAGGGACTATTGCCAACGATCTAAGATAA
- the ldpA gene encoding circadian clock protein LdpA: MSNLNSPLNSLKQGHWFKLICGASYQHLPSVRNLTLAYALAGADCIDVAADPAVIASAKAALQVAEQIEAQIVAQIVAQGIFPHAEDISQKRAKFFGRTPLLMVSLNDGEDPHFRKAEFDPAFCPPSCPRPCEKICPAEAIAFPKSPTDAAFAGVIDAKCYGCGRCVPVCPLGLIQTRSYVSTPQAVAELVLPCGVDAVEIHTQVGRLEDFKRLWSAIAPWVHGQGDRPPLKLIAISCPDGENLIDYLWSIHQVISPLPCALVWQTDGRPMSGDIGAGTTHASIKLGQKVLRAGLPGYVQLAGGTNHHTVSKLRSVNLLKSSHPGNHTEPKDQATEQPTIAGIAYGSYARVLLSPLLDRLEQLSSQELQSNIYLENYPNLLVEAVNLANSLVSQLKMGLELQCSTHNTKP; encoded by the coding sequence GTGAGCAATCTTAATTCTCCTTTGAACTCATTGAAACAAGGCCATTGGTTTAAACTGATTTGTGGTGCAAGTTATCAACACCTGCCATCGGTGCGAAATCTGACTTTGGCCTACGCCCTCGCAGGCGCTGACTGTATTGATGTCGCAGCAGATCCGGCGGTGATTGCCTCTGCAAAAGCAGCCCTACAAGTTGCAGAGCAAATTGAGGCGCAAATTGTGGCGCAAATTGTGGCGCAAGGAATTTTCCCCCATGCTGAAGATATTTCCCAGAAAAGAGCGAAATTTTTTGGCCGCACTCCCCTGCTGATGGTGAGCTTAAATGATGGAGAAGACCCTCATTTTAGAAAAGCGGAATTCGATCCAGCATTTTGTCCGCCAAGTTGTCCCCGTCCTTGTGAAAAAATTTGTCCCGCAGAAGCGATCGCCTTCCCCAAATCTCCGACCGATGCCGCCTTTGCTGGGGTGATCGACGCCAAATGCTATGGTTGCGGGCGTTGTGTCCCGGTTTGTCCTCTGGGACTAATTCAAACTCGTTCTTATGTCTCCACCCCCCAAGCGGTGGCGGAATTAGTTTTACCTTGCGGGGTGGATGCGGTAGAAATCCATACCCAAGTTGGTCGCTTAGAAGATTTTAAACGGCTATGGAGTGCGATCGCTCCTTGGGTACATGGACAAGGCGATCGCCCACCCCTCAAACTCATAGCCATCAGTTGTCCCGACGGAGAAAACTTAATTGACTACCTATGGTCAATCCATCAAGTCATCTCTCCCCTCCCCTGTGCCCTGGTTTGGCAAACCGACGGTCGTCCCATGAGTGGCGATATCGGCGCAGGCACCACCCATGCCAGCATCAAACTCGGCCAGAAAGTTCTCAGGGCGGGACTTCCGGGGTACGTTCAACTAGCTGGTGGCACCAATCACCACACAGTTAGCAAACTGCGATCGGTCAACTTGCTGAAAAGCAGCCATCCAGGAAATCACACTGAACCAAAAGATCAAGCAACGGAGCAACCAACCATCGCCGGAATTGCCTATGGCAGCTATGCCCGCGTCTTGTTATCTCCGTTATTAGATCGCCTGGAACAACTCAGTAGCCAAGAACTCCAGAGCAACATTTATCTGGAAAATTACCCCAATTTGCTGGTAGAGGCAGTTAATTTAGCCAACTCCCTTGTTTCTCAACTCAAAATGGGTTTAGAATTACAATGTAGTACACATAATACAAAGCCATGA
- a CDS encoding R3H domain-containing nucleic acid-binding protein, with protein sequence MVGSENVDLGRTQMTDDLDILLEIFPDSIRKHLEKHPQLGNLVEVVMDLGRLPEARFPGGAEYLSQTPISKADLEYSISRVGSFSGDNRAGIEKTLHRISGMRNRKGEVIGLTCRVGRAIFGTINMIQDLVESGQSILMLGRPGVGKTTALREIARVLADDLHKRVVIIDTSNEIAGDGDIPHPAIGRARRMQVATPELQHKVMIEAVENHMPEVIVIDEIGTELEAQAARTIAERGVQLVGTAHGNQIENLIKNPTLSDLVGGIQSVTLGDDEARRRGCQKTVLERKAPPTFAIAVEMLERQRWVVHEQVSETIDALLRGREPVLQVRTVSDTGEVTISQQGGAESSGKIPVQPFGVSGWRSSGKMKPLPNQMDLNVGRQTRADRGSEPKSFEQLLNESLPPSDHLFNRAVNQADFDYDSVENYAGPNGEDLPIHVYSYGISHQNLEQVVKSLNLPIAITKDIDSADTVLALRSHVKNHSKLRQMAKNRQVPIYTINSSSIPKIAHSLRRMLHMDDAEMTELTDLQLFSESGSEHELEALEEARLAVEQIVIPKGQPVELLPRSPKVRKMQHELVEHYRLKSASFGDEPNRRLRIYPA encoded by the coding sequence ATGGTTGGGTCGGAAAACGTCGATCTCGGGCGGACTCAGATGACCGACGATCTGGACATTTTGCTGGAGATTTTTCCTGATTCCATTCGGAAACACTTAGAAAAGCATCCGCAGCTTGGCAACTTAGTAGAAGTAGTCATGGATTTGGGACGACTGCCGGAAGCTCGTTTCCCTGGTGGAGCCGAATATCTGTCCCAGACCCCCATCTCCAAAGCGGATTTAGAATACTCGATTTCTCGCGTTGGTAGCTTCAGTGGAGATAACCGAGCCGGAATAGAGAAAACCCTGCATCGGATTAGTGGAATGCGGAATCGCAAAGGCGAGGTAATTGGTTTAACTTGCCGGGTCGGTCGGGCAATTTTTGGCACCATTAACATGATCCAGGACTTAGTGGAAAGTGGCCAATCGATTCTGATGTTGGGCCGTCCTGGGGTTGGCAAAACCACCGCTTTACGGGAAATTGCGCGGGTATTAGCAGATGATTTGCACAAACGGGTGGTGATTATTGACACCTCCAATGAAATTGCCGGAGATGGGGATATTCCACATCCAGCCATTGGTCGAGCCCGTCGGATGCAAGTGGCAACCCCGGAACTTCAGCATAAGGTGATGATTGAAGCGGTGGAAAACCATATGCCAGAAGTCATCGTGATTGATGAAATTGGCACCGAACTGGAAGCCCAGGCCGCCCGAACCATTGCCGAACGGGGGGTACAGTTGGTGGGCACCGCTCACGGGAATCAGATTGAAAACTTGATTAAAAACCCCACCCTGTCCGATTTAGTCGGGGGAATTCAGTCTGTCACCCTGGGAGATGATGAAGCCCGTCGCCGAGGTTGTCAAAAAACCGTGTTAGAACGCAAGGCGCCGCCGACCTTTGCCATTGCGGTGGAGATGTTGGAACGCCAACGGTGGGTCGTCCACGAACAGGTCAGCGAAACCATTGATGCCCTGCTGCGGGGCCGCGAACCTGTGCTGCAAGTGAGAACGGTCAGCGATACGGGTGAGGTGACGATTAGTCAGCAGGGAGGTGCTGAATCCTCTGGGAAAATTCCCGTGCAACCTTTTGGGGTGAGTGGTTGGCGGTCTTCGGGGAAGATGAAGCCATTGCCCAATCAAATGGACTTGAATGTGGGCCGTCAGACTCGTGCCGACCGAGGGAGTGAACCCAAGTCTTTTGAGCAATTGCTGAATGAATCTTTGCCCCCCTCAGACCATCTATTTAATCGGGCTGTTAATCAGGCTGATTTTGATTACGATTCGGTAGAAAATTATGCCGGTCCAAATGGGGAAGATTTGCCGATTCATGTCTATTCTTATGGGATTAGTCATCAAAATTTAGAGCAAGTGGTGAAATCTCTGAATTTACCGATCGCGATTACCAAGGATATTGATAGCGCTGATACGGTTTTAGCGTTGCGATCGCACGTCAAAAACCACTCTAAACTGCGACAAATGGCCAAAAATCGGCAAGTTCCCATCTATACGATTAACTCCAGCAGTATTCCCAAAATCGCTCATTCTTTGCGGCGAATGCTGCACATGGATGACGCAGAAATGACGGAATTAACTGACCTTCAGTTATTCAGTGAAAGTGGCAGCGAACATGAGTTAGAAGCCCTGGAAGAAGCCCGGTTAGCAGTAGAACAAATCGTCATTCCCAAAGGGCAGCCCGTGGAATTATTGCCGCGATCGCCCAAAGTGCGGAAAATGCAGCATGAGTTAGTGGAACATTATCGGTTAAAATCTGCCAGTTTTGGCGATGAACCTAACCGCCGTCTGCGGATTTATCCGGCTTAA
- a CDS encoding DUF6932 family protein: protein MIPEFDENGNLPPGVHFCEWEEFKDRFATNLTSQRMIDGLELAMTQLKAAGCRTIYINGSFVTSKEKPGDFDASWDDNGVDLNYLKAIAPTLYKFAGRRAEQKSKYRGEFFPANYPANEDGITYIDFVNWIQEQITAKELLP, encoded by the coding sequence GTGATTCCAGAATTTGATGAAAACGGCAATCTACCACCAGGAGTTCATTTTTGCGAATGGGAGGAGTTTAAAGACCGATTTGCCACAAATTTGACTAGCCAGCGGATGATCGATGGTTTAGAATTGGCAATGACCCAGTTAAAAGCAGCAGGCTGTAGAACTATTTATATTAATGGTAGTTTTGTCACCAGTAAAGAAAAACCTGGTGATTTTGATGCTTCCTGGGACGACAATGGGGTTGATCTTAATTATTTGAAAGCGATCGCTCCTACTTTATATAAGTTTGCTGGACGACGTGCCGAACAAAAAAGCAAATACAGGGGAGAGTTTTTTCCCGCTAACTATCCAGCTAATGAAGACGGGATAACCTACATAGACTTTGTCAATTGGATACAAGAACAAATAACCGCAAAGGAATTATTGCCATAG
- a CDS encoding helix-turn-helix domain-containing protein, translated as MRRFEKSVAELAVNESLKAEPVRWQLYRDAYQSKVEELKAEIAEYEMLINCHQNQPIYIQVESMNKLPDALIKARIAAQMTQQELADILGISEQQVRQYEETDYQCASFGEILEVSTVLGVEFKSAIVRVDFEEIAAVKQSAAKWRQEKVRMMAKL; from the coding sequence TTGAGACGATTTGAAAAGTCTGTAGCGGAATTGGCAGTTAATGAAAGTTTAAAAGCCGAGCCTGTGCGTTGGCAACTTTACCGAGATGCCTATCAAAGTAAAGTTGAAGAATTAAAAGCAGAAATTGCTGAATATGAAATGCTGATTAATTGTCACCAAAATCAGCCGATTTATATTCAAGTTGAAAGCATGAATAAGCTGCCTGATGCTTTAATTAAAGCCAGAATAGCCGCCCAAATGACTCAGCAAGAACTGGCTGATATTTTAGGGATTTCTGAACAGCAAGTTAGGCAGTATGAGGAAACAGATTATCAATGTGCCAGCTTTGGGGAAATTCTGGAAGTGAGTACGGTTTTGGGGGTAGAATTTAAAAGCGCGATCGTGCGGGTAGATTTTGAGGAAATAGCAGCGGTTAAACAAAGTGCAGCTAAATGGCGTCAGGAAAAAGTTAGGATGATGGCTAAACTTTGA
- a CDS encoding Eco57I restriction-modification methylase domain-containing protein: MIIANPPWEVFQTDEKEFFQHYDNLIQKKKLDIHAWKKKQKQLLEDPDIAQAWLDYCSGYPHVSAYFKQAEQYKNQNSVMNGKTVARKINLYSLFVEQCFNLLHPRGQCGMVIPSGIYTDLGSKQLR, translated from the coding sequence GTGATTATTGCTAATCCACCCTGGGAAGTGTTTCAAACTGATGAAAAAGAGTTTTTTCAGCATTATGACAATTTAATTCAAAAGAAAAAACTGGATATACACGCTTGGAAAAAAAAGCAAAAACAACTTTTAGAAGATCCAGATATAGCCCAAGCTTGGTTAGATTATTGCAGTGGATATCCTCATGTGAGTGCTTATTTTAAACAAGCCGAACAGTACAAAAATCAAAATTCTGTTATGAATGGCAAGACTGTAGCCAGAAAAATTAATTTATATTCTCTATTTGTGGAACAATGTTTTAATTTGCTGCATCCCCGTGGGCAATGTGGGATGGTGATTCCCAGTGGAATTTATACAGATTTAGGCAGCAAGCAGCTAAGGTAA
- a CDS encoding DNA methyltransferase, with protein sequence MDRVNAHNHSFLFKDINHLLLNLDSDRCQLLLQEILPHLSILDPACGSGAFLVAAMKTLIGIYSAVIGTIQLKGSRELKQWLKETEKQHPSLIYFIKKRIITHNFYGVDIMEKATKIAKLRLFLWLFPRSPWQSWNRCRILILILWRGIL encoded by the coding sequence TTGGATCGGGTAAATGCCCATAATCACAGTTTTTTATTTAAAGATATTAATCACCTATTGCTAAATTTAGATAGCGATCGCTGTCAATTGCTACTTCAGGAAATATTGCCCCATTTATCAATATTAGATCCCGCTTGTGGTTCGGGGGCGTTTTTGGTGGCAGCAATGAAGACTCTGATCGGGATTTATAGTGCAGTAATTGGCACAATTCAGCTAAAAGGTAGCCGCGAGTTAAAGCAGTGGTTAAAGGAAACGGAAAAGCAGCATCCGTCCTTAATTTATTTTATCAAAAAGCGGATTATTACCCATAATTTCTATGGGGTGGATATTATGGAAAAAGCCACAAAAATTGCCAAGTTACGGTTATTTTTGTGGCTTTTTCCGCGCAGTCCGTGGCAGAGTTGGAACCGTTGCCGAATATTGATTTTAATATTATGGCGGGGAATTCTTTGA
- a CDS encoding DUF5615 family PIN-like protein: MDVHVPQAITDQLRRRGVDVLTALDDESATLTDEELLERVRTLGRVIFTQDILFKALAENWQRQGREFAGFIFGHQMGGTIG; encoded by the coding sequence ATGGATGTTCATGTTCCCCAGGCAATTACCGATCAGTTGCGTCGTCGTGGGGTTGATGTTTTAACGGCGCTCGATGATGAATCAGCGACGTTAACCGATGAAGAATTACTGGAACGAGTTAGAACACTTGGTAGAGTTATTTTTACCCAAGATATTCTGTTTAAAGCCCTCGCTGAAAATTGGCAACGTCAAGGTCGAGAATTTGCTGGTTTTATTTTTGGACATCAAATGGGAGGAACAATTGGATAG
- a CDS encoding DUF433 domain-containing protein has product MTSTVTYPHIEKVSGEPAKLQRIPRVLVAQIVMDYLAYGWSVEEICRQHPYLKLSEAHAAMTYYFEHQQEINQEIRTEWEQAEQAKSQLPRSPFFVRIQAKGLR; this is encoded by the coding sequence ATGACCTCTACTGTAACTTATCCTCATATTGAGAAAGTTTCTGGCGAACCCGCAAAATTGCAAAGAATTCCCCGCGTGCTTGTAGCTCAAATTGTGATGGACTATCTAGCTTATGGATGGTCAGTTGAGGAAATTTGCCGTCAACATCCATATTTAAAATTATCAGAAGCTCATGCAGCAATGACCTACTATTTCGAGCATCAACAAGAAATTAACCAAGAAATTCGCACAGAATGGGAACAAGCAGAACAAGCAAAATCCCAGTTGCCGCGATCGCCCTTTTTTGTTCGGATACAAGCCAAAGGATTACGATAA
- a CDS encoding sodium-dependent bicarbonate transport family permease has product MDFLSLFLMDFVKQLQSPTLAFLIGGIIIAALGSELVIPESICTIIVFMLLTKVGLTGGMAIRNSNPADVLLPALFAAITGIVIVFVARYTLGKLPKVKTVDAIATGGLFGAVSGSTMAAGLTVLEEQKITFEAWSAALYPFMDIPALVTAIVVANIYLNNKKRKELARAAMEGSLTKQPVAAGDYPSTRQEYLSQQKDPDDNKVKIWPIIEESLRGPALSAMLLGLALGLFTQPESVYKSFYDPLFRGLLSILMLVMGMEAWSRLGELRKVAQWYVVYSLIAPFVHGLIAFGLGMIAHYTVNFSMGGVVILAVIASSSSDISGPPTLRAGIPSANPSAYIGASTAVGTPVAIGLCIPFFIGLAQAIGGIQP; this is encoded by the coding sequence GTGGATTTTTTGTCGCTTTTTCTAATGGACTTCGTTAAGCAGTTGCAGTCCCCAACCCTGGCCTTTTTGATTGGGGGGATAATCATTGCTGCCCTTGGTAGCGAATTGGTAATTCCAGAGTCGATTTGTACGATCATCGTCTTTATGCTACTCACTAAAGTCGGTCTGACTGGTGGAATGGCGATCCGCAATTCTAATCCGGCGGATGTACTGTTACCTGCATTGTTTGCCGCAATCACAGGGATTGTGATTGTATTCGTCGCCCGCTACACATTAGGCAAGCTGCCCAAGGTCAAAACCGTGGATGCGATCGCGACTGGGGGATTGTTTGGCGCCGTCAGTGGTTCTACGATGGCCGCTGGTCTGACGGTACTGGAAGAACAAAAAATCACATTTGAGGCATGGTCTGCGGCACTTTATCCCTTCATGGATATCCCTGCGCTCGTAACTGCGATTGTTGTGGCCAATATTTACCTTAACAACAAAAAGCGTAAAGAATTAGCCCGCGCTGCTATGGAGGGGTCTTTGACCAAGCAACCCGTTGCCGCAGGGGATTATCCCAGCACTCGGCAGGAGTATCTCAGCCAGCAAAAGGATCCTGATGATAACAAAGTCAAGATCTGGCCGATTATCGAGGAAAGCCTCCGGGGTCCTGCCTTATCGGCAATGCTGCTCGGCCTCGCCCTTGGCCTGTTCACCCAACCAGAAAGTGTGTATAAAAGCTTCTACGATCCCCTCTTTCGTGGCTTGCTTTCGATCTTGATGCTGGTCATGGGGATGGAGGCTTGGTCACGACTTGGGGAACTGCGTAAGGTGGCTCAGTGGTATGTTGTGTATAGTTTAATCGCACCGTTTGTCCATGGGCTGATCGCCTTCGGTCTCGGCATGATTGCCCACTACACCGTGAACTTCAGCATGGGCGGCGTCGTGATCCTGGCCGTTATCGCCTCCTCCAGTTCAGATATCTCAGGTCCGCCCACATTGCGAGCCGGTATCCCGTCGGCCAATCCATCGGCCTATATAGGTGCGTCCACAGCAGTTGGTACGCCAGTGGCGATCGGCTTGTGTATCCCGTTCTTTATCGGTCTTGCCCAAGCGATCGGCGGAATCCAACCCTAG
- a CDS encoding P-II family nitrogen regulator: protein MAKKANKLVIVTEKVLMKKVAKIIDECGATGYTVVDTGGKGSRNVRSTGKPSTADTDSNVKFEVLTENREMAEDIADKVAIKFFTDYAGIIYICEAEVLYGRHFCGPEGC, encoded by the coding sequence ATGGCCAAGAAAGCCAACAAGCTCGTCATCGTCACAGAAAAGGTTTTAATGAAAAAGGTCGCCAAGATCATTGATGAATGCGGGGCGACTGGTTATACGGTGGTAGATACTGGCGGTAAAGGCAGTCGCAACGTGCGTTCTACGGGTAAACCCAGCACAGCCGACACTGATTCTAATGTGAAGTTCGAGGTACTCACCGAAAATCGGGAGATGGCTGAGGATATTGCGGATAAGGTCGCAATAAAGTTTTTCACCGATTATGCGGGCATTATCTATATCTGTGAAGCAGAGGTACTGTACGGGAGACATTTCTGTGGACCAGAGGGCTGTTGA
- a CDS encoding cation:proton antiporter codes for MAPMPFLATVVAEDSPIILSGVLLTLVVIYLASKFGAEVARRLDFPPVLGELVAGVIVGVSALHLVIFPEGGLSASDSVIMTALQRLNQLAPDALTRIFESQSEVISVLAEIGVIILLFEIGLESDLRQLKQVGIQATVVACVGVAAPFAAGTAGLMLVFHVAAIPAIFAGAALTATSIGITSKVLSELGQLKSKEGQIIVGAAVIDDVLGIIVLAVVASLAKTGEIDVVNVIYLIVSATAFLIGSILLGGVFNKTFVAIVDRLKTRGNIVIPAFIFAFFMAFLGNAIHLEAILGAFAAGLVLDETDARNELDELIKPIADLLVPIFFVTVGARADLGVLNPAVPENRAGLLIAVFLVGVAIVGKLVTGWGVFGIPGINRVAIGVGMIPRGEVGLVFAGIGSASGILDKPLEVSIIIMVILTTFLAPPFLRVAFGSSTNPIPESSTAE; via the coding sequence ATGGCTCCGATGCCATTCCTGGCGACCGTTGTTGCTGAGGATTCACCCATTATTCTGTCTGGGGTATTGCTGACGCTGGTGGTGATTTATCTGGCCAGCAAGTTCGGGGCAGAGGTCGCCAGAAGATTGGATTTTCCGCCCGTCCTGGGGGAACTGGTCGCTGGTGTGATTGTCGGCGTTTCGGCGTTGCACCTGGTGATCTTTCCCGAAGGGGGGCTGTCTGCCTCTGACTCGGTGATTATGACGGCGCTGCAAAGATTGAATCAATTAGCACCGGATGCGCTGACCCGGATCTTTGAGTCGCAAAGTGAAGTGATTTCGGTTCTGGCTGAAATCGGCGTGATTATTCTGCTGTTTGAAATTGGACTGGAATCCGATCTGCGGCAACTGAAGCAAGTGGGAATTCAAGCCACGGTTGTCGCCTGTGTCGGAGTCGCGGCACCTTTTGCCGCCGGTACAGCAGGATTGATGTTGGTGTTTCATGTTGCGGCAATTCCAGCAATTTTTGCGGGGGCAGCGTTAACGGCAACGAGTATCGGCATTACTTCTAAAGTGTTGTCAGAGTTAGGTCAACTCAAATCCAAAGAAGGGCAAATCATTGTGGGCGCGGCGGTGATTGATGATGTCCTCGGCATTATTGTCTTGGCAGTGGTGGCAAGTTTAGCCAAAACTGGTGAAATTGATGTCGTCAATGTCATTTACTTGATTGTCAGTGCCACGGCATTTTTGATTGGCTCAATTTTGTTGGGTGGTGTCTTTAACAAGACTTTTGTGGCGATTGTGGATCGGCTCAAAACCCGTGGGAATATCGTTATTCCAGCATTCATCTTCGCTTTCTTTATGGCATTTTTAGGCAACGCCATTCATCTCGAAGCGATTTTGGGTGCCTTTGCAGCGGGTTTGGTGCTGGATGAAACCGATGCCCGGAACGAGTTAGACGAATTAATCAAACCTATCGCCGATTTGCTAGTACCCATCTTCTTTGTGACGGTGGGAGCGCGTGCCGACCTCGGTGTTTTGAACCCGGCTGTACCGGAGAATCGGGCGGGACTATTGATTGCTGTCTTTTTGGTCGGGGTGGCGATCGTTGGCAAACTGGTGACGGGCTGGGGAGTGTTTGGCATACCCGGAATCAACCGCGTCGCGATCGGGGTTGGCATGATCCCTCGCGGTGAGGTGGGTCTAGTGTTTGCGGGGATTGGCTCGGCGAGCGGCATTTTGGATAAGCCCTTGGAGGTGTCGATTATTATCATGGTGATCTTGACCACTTTTCTGGCTCCGCCTTTTTTACGGGTTGCCTTTGGTTCATCGACAAATCCCATCCCAGAATCTAGCACTGCTGAATAA